From the Candidatus Hydrogenedentota bacterium genome, the window GAAAACCAGTCAAACCAGCGGCTAGAATGGCACCAGACGCCCCACGGGCACGAACCAAGGAGGAACGGAACATGGCCAAGGTGCTGCTGCCGCTGGCGGACGGGTGCGAGGAGCTGGAGGCGGTGACAATCATTGACGTGCTGCGCCGTGCGGAGATTGAGGTGGTGGTCGCCGGACTGAAGGAGGGCCCGGTCCGGGCCAGCCGCGGCGTGACGCTGGTTCCCGACACAACCCTGGACGCGGCGCTCGCGCGCGGGGGTTTCGACGCCGTTGTGCTGCCCGGGGGCATGGGGGGCACGCACGCCCTCGCGGCGGATGCGCGGGTGGCCGCCCTGCTGAAGGAGCTCGCGGCGGCGGGAAAAACCGTGGCCGCCCTCTGCGCCGCGCCGCTGGTGCTGGCCCAGGCGGGCCTGCTGACCGGGCGGCGTTTCACAGCGTATCCGGGCGTCCTGACGGACGCCGACGCGGGCGGCACCCAGACCGGCGCCGCCTTGGAGACGGATGGAAACGTGGTCACCTCGCGCGGCCCCGGCACGGCGATGGATTTCGCCCTGACGCTGGTGGAAGTCCTCCGCGGACGCAAGACACGCGAAGAGGTGGAGGCCGGTCTGGTACGATAGAGGCCGTTGTCTAAAGCCGTAA encodes:
- a CDS encoding DJ-1/PfpI family protein, whose translation is MAKVLLPLADGCEELEAVTIIDVLRRAEIEVVVAGLKEGPVRASRGVTLVPDTTLDAALARGGFDAVVLPGGMGGTHALAADARVAALLKELAAAGKTVAALCAAPLVLAQAGLLTGRRFTAYPGVLTDADAGGTQTGAALETDGNVVTSRGPGTAMDFALTLVEVLRGRKTREEVEAGLVR